aatggcaacaaaattgaaaccacgggaccaagattcaaaaggtttggattaaagtggcaaaagtgaccaaatctCAGGGCAGTGGCGAAGCTTAACAATAAAGACGGGGGGATCGAAAACGTATaaacccaaaaatttctatagaacgggggggtcgaaaacgtatatacccaaacatttctatacaaaaactacatatataacactattgagcgaaaagttcggggggtcccCGAACCCCACTTAAGCTGCGCCCCTGTCTTAAGGACCATTTTGGCGGTTTACTCTTTAAAATATAAAGGGCGGTTCATGATTATTAAACATGTAtatttcaagaaattgaaaatatTCACAAATTTCTTAAAAGTAAACAAGTGGATTCCCCCGCGCTACGCGGCGGGAATTCGGTCAGTATTGATCTGGTTCGTTACACTATCGGCCCTTGCTATAGCTTtggaaaaaaagaaaacaaaatacaaGGGTCTTCATATGTCCAAAAGGACTTTGGCACGTGTTTTACATCGACTGAAACCATAAAAACAATTATCGGTATCGCTTATGATTATTTCAATGTCGATGTCGGTACTCATGTTGTTCGTGTGGAATCAGCCGCGGTTCATCACGGTACTCTACGATACCTACATTTGTATAGCTTACGatacaaaaaagaaaagaaactttattttgaatacaaattttgattgaaaaccataaaaacaattACGGATACTAGTTTCGATCATTTCAGTACCGATAGTTGTTCGATTGGAATCGGCTCGGTTCATCACGGTACCATACGATACCTGGACGTGTATAGTCTAGGATGAAAAAAAAACACTCTGTTTTGAATACAAAACTATATTGAAATGTCGAGAAAAAAAAGTAAACAAAATTGCGTATTCAggttaaaaaaaagttaacaaatgcaTGTTATTagagaaaaatcaaattaaatagaAATTAAATCGGATAAAGCGTATATAACTGATACATATACCGGTTTGAATAATACCAATAACGGTACCAATGTTTTGTTTGAATCAGATCAATTAGTCACGATACCGGTACGATGTCAGCACTCATTATAAGTTACGACTAAAAAAACACTCTATACTTATTTACTTTTATGCTATTAGTTCGTTTAAATAAATCTCATTACgacaaatatgtatattttaattaaatacaTTACACGTTAACCAATTTGATGACATTAATAGaaacaataaaaataattaatattattttaaaataaacaaaTACTATAAAAAATGAATTGAAGTGAATAGCTTTAAAATCATAtgtataatatatttaaaatcatatgtataatataatataatgagcAAAACATTAAAATAATCTAAACTGGTCATCAATTACGTAATACTTTAACCATTATCAGTCATAGTAATAAACCTATCTTTCAAGTCCAGATCAAAGAAACAGTTTTATATTATATATGATAAATAATACCTTCAGGTTACAAAAAGTTGTGAGTTCAATGATATCACCTACAAACCACTTTCTCTATAATTATACCATATCTGTCCTCTCTTGTATAATGTACCATTTACTATTTCTCTGTAAATAATCGCCACGGTTATAATAATAAACTTATTAATAATGCAGAGCGCGCTCCGAATAGAATGATCGACACAAATGTACACTTGATTTGTCGACCAAAATCAAAACAATTCTGTAAGATCGTCCATTGGTATATCAAGTCCGGCTGTAAAATCCACCTCTGGATCTTGTTCATCAAAGTTGAGAAAAGAATTGAGATCATGCGGAACCCCAAGATCAGTTCCGACCCCCATTTCTTCCAACGGGTCTAAATCATTAACCATGTTATTGTTTCTGTTTGATGTTGATAGCCATGAAGGGCCCGTAGGATGTGTGGTCCCCGTGTGTTTATTGTCGGATCTGTTCTTGGGTGTCGGtgtttgactttgacttcgaCTTTGACCCGTCTTTTGTCTTGGTTTTGCTTTTTGTTTCCTGGTGGTGCTGATGTCATCGAGCGATACTTCTTTCTTTTTGCCTCTGTTTGATAATGGCCCGTTTATGGCGAAAGCTTCATCTGAAAGATGGTTAATATTTTCAATTCTTTTCTATTAAAATAGGACCAAAAAGTATAATAATTGAGAAAATGGCATACCTGGTGAGAGCTTTGCTGAAAGGATATCGTGAAATGGAGGCTCGTTGAAGCAACTCGTACCCGAAATTTCGAACTTATGACATCGAGCAAGAGTCCTCTTTCCGAAAGCCAACGCGGCTTGTTTCGGCACCTTTTGCACCCCAGATCTTGAGCTTCTTCTAGTAGACTATTattggaaaaaaaaaagttaagcgTTAGCTGAGGGCAAAAACGTCATCTGACACGCATACTAAAGTTACAAGTAAAAGAGCTCACCAAAAGTTTTCGGTATGCCTGTTCAACCAATCTATCCATGGCACGTGTTTCGAGGTCTCTGCGTATGACAAACAAATGACGTTTAAATTTTTAAAAGTCAGATATCTATCTATATGGCCAACCAAAAGACGTTAGGTATGAAATTTTTACCGCGCTCTAGAATTGCTATcgatattattatttattttctcCAGGTATGCCTTCTTTTTAACCTCCtattatataaaacaaaaaaaatgaacATATATCAACACCAAAGATAGTTGCAAAAAAAAGGAAAACTAATGTTCAATTAAAGCTTTCATTGAATAACCTGTTGATGAAGTCTTGTGTTCAGTTTATCAATTTCGTCCTGAATCATGTCGTTTTCGTCGTCTTCCAAGACAGGCTGTCATTGAAAAACGCACGAGTGGTTAAAGAATGTTCTAGAAACTTCTCCATCAATATAGTTATAATTTCACGGGCCTACCAGCATCTCTGGACACAAGCCGATGCTCTTGAGCTCCAGTAGAAGTTTGTCAACTACACCCGCGTTTTCATACGTAGAATCGTTAAGGTTATGTGTATCATATGTTGAAGCGCAGATAGGGTTCGGAAATTGCATGTTTCCTGCATCTCCTTCATGGGTATTGACGTCCTCTTCTATCATAAGTGCTGATAATACTCTTTGGAACAACGGTATCGACTCGTTAGATGGTCTATCCACGTCATGTTTCCTAGAGAAAGATCCGTTTTCAGAAAGTGGATCAGAGACGGAATCCACCTGGATCAGCAAACAGTTAGAATGCAAATAATTAAATAATGATGATGATTCTCATATATAGAAATAATAAACGTATTGTTAAATATAGTTCAACCTGCTGGGATATAAAGGATTTATCGTCAGAATCAACATGCGCGAACACCGGTTCCATTTTCTTCCAGAATGGACTTGAACATGCTAAATCTAGACATGCAAGCAAATAATAATCACATTAATATAAAATATACATccgtatatttaaaaaaaaagaagcaCCAGCATAAAGACTTACAGGTAGCAGTACGAGCATGATTTGCAGCTGCTAACAATTCTTCCCGATCATCATCAGATGCCCCTACAACAATACAATTATTAACAAAAAATGAGCACTCCGTCACTCAAATAGAGTTGACTAGCAGGATTCTGGATTCCCAGCGCTACGCGACGGGGAATTCGGTTGGTACCAGTTTAATTCGATGCAGTACCAGCACTAAGTTGAAAAAAAGTCGTGATATGCCCAAAAAGATACCGGCCCATgttacataagttgaaaacaacGAGAACGAATATCGATACCAATACCGGTACCGTTGTTTTTCAGTCGGAATCGGTTAGGTTCGTCACAGTATCAGCATAGCATCGACACTCAATAAAAATTTACAACGGAACgtcaagaaaaaaaaattaaacacaattggtttttttaaatgtaaccaaacataagttattaagggaaaatcaaattaaataaaactaaaaagGCTAAAAGTgtatgttatttaatatataaaatgtgaaattaaaatttaaaaaatattaatatttcATTTATGTTTTAGTGTTCACACTCTTATCTCTTTTAAATTCTAATATAATGTATGGgtttattatataataaaaaaattattaaaaaccaATACACTAGAAGACAAATATGTATTGTAGCTACCATTTGTTTtttagtgtgtatatatataatatttaaaaaattaaatatgtaaatatttaatatttaataatatattaaaaatgtACCTGGACAATCAGGAGAGCTAACGTTTGGCAACGGAGAATGATGGGAAAACCCCTTACGGTCTGAAAGCTTTTTCAACCTACGTCCGGGCTTACTGGAAAAGAACAGCATTATCGTATGAATAATAAGTTAATAACTAAAGCATATGAAAAGGGAAATAAAATACTTTTTATCGTCAAAGAGTTCCGTACCTTCCGTTCTTCTTACAACCCATCTTACGACTTTGATAGGGCCTTGGAGCGGCTGAACTGATAAGAGGGTTGTGCTTATATTCAGTTGCATTCGTTACGCTACACACAACTTCTTTGTCAGTTAATCGGGTTTGAGCACCAACAGATTCATGACTTTCAAGCTTAACATTCAACTTCTTGGGACCGTTGGCTGCAAGTTTGGAAATAGGTGAGCTATCAAGAGGTGAACAGCTCTCAAAAGATATCCTTTTCTCATCTTGATTTGAGACAAGAGACACCAGAAATGGTCTCCTGGCTCGAGCCATTTTCTGAGGTCTCTGACCAACCCATTGAGCTGCCATTGGAGGAGACGATGAACCTAACGATATAGGACGTTTGCGGCTGTTTACGGAGTCATCACGCGTATTTAACCTGAAAATATGAGAAGCCCTAATAGTTTACATATGGGCCATGGGCCATAATTACAATATCTCTAAAACACTATTTACTCAAAATAGATAAGTACCATTTATAAATCTtaatctatgcagttaatatcggtgatatatcacgGATATATTGGTTATCAGTCCCCATGTAACATATTGGTGTCAAattcggtaccgatattatcggcgatattgactaATATTGGACCGATCTATCAttgattttcccgatatcagtacctttcttcttagttctaccattcgtctttcttcttattgctgctattagtgttttaagtcttaattgttaattgttagtgttaaatgttggtgttttaagtcttaaatgttcctacttgctacaattgttactGTTTAGCAAGTTGCAacaggttaatttgttaatggtaggagggTATACTGAATCGTTGGTGTtaaattgttatatatataaattctgcatacCTTGACCGAGATCCgattttttaccgcattaactgcatagaccTTTACAAAAACAAATGATCGCATAACGGAGTGTAACAAGACAGGGTTGACAACAATTTTGTTTTGCATTTCTAAAAAGCAAAAACTATATAGAAGATAATCCAGGGTGATTTAGTACCTGTAGATGTGAGCATCACGTGGTTGTGAACCGTTTTCAACAACCACCTTGTTTTGTACAGCTCTTTTAGGCACTCCATCATCGTCTATAGGTCTAGTAGAAACCGGGCCAGTTgaccgttttcttttgccttttttATCCCACCCTTCACCTCCTGCAGCCAGCCTGCGAATCTTTTCAAACACAGATTCTCCAGCATTATCGTCGTgcaagtttccatcttttgcctGCAATGAAGACAGAAAACACCAAATAATGAGTTAGCATACAAAGAAACATACTTGATGGGCAATAGCCAAAAGCAACTAATACAATTTGTTACCAAATGAAATAAATTATTAAATTATATTATAAGCGTACACgggattcagccacagaagttcTAACACGCTTGTTGAGAAGAATGTTCTTAGGTCGATCTTCTACTCGCTGATTCATACTGTAGATTTGGGCACCCATCTTCAGGTTCAAAGCACCTGATCTGTCAATACTCGTTAAATCATTCCTCTTTTGTTTCTTTGAGGTTATATCTTCATAATACTTATCCAATTTACGCAAGCGTTCATCAATCCTATTTGCTCTGACCCTATTAACAATAAGAAAACACCAAACATCATCTAATGATCAAGATACCGTACTGAAACAGTAAGTATCTAAGCAAATTCAAATTTTTAGATAGCAATTCTATATAGTTCAATTATTATTTCATCAACCATCTTAAAAAATGGTAACAAGAAAATCAGTTACAAGAATTCACCTACCCTAACATTATATACAATAAACTATACAAACAAAAAAAGTACCTAGCTTTGACACAAGCATCCTCAACACTCAATCTGAAACGCTTTAGATCCTTCAAATCCGCCATTGGAGAGATGGGCTTCTTGTAAGAATTCTCTTCTGTAGTGCTTCCAACAGAAACCCCCAAAACCCTTCTTAACTCATCATACCATTCAACTTGGTGCCGAACCACAATCGGCTCCAACGATATACTCTGTAACAAGGTGTGGATATCATCCGACGCTACCACTGAACTACTTCCACCGCGCAGCGGTGCCGGTGGCACCGCAAACCCCGAACCGAGCATCCTGCTCTCAGAACCCTCTCTATAACTCCCAGACCTGTCCACACTACCCCCCCTCTGCCCATTCATATAAGTTGCGGAAAACACCTGCTCAGAAGAACTAGTCGAAGCCGACTCAAACGCAGCATTTCCAGCCATCAATCAACATTCAACACAACACACCAGTACCATCACACTCATAAACTGAAGAAGCATATAATACTGTATTCTGAATCAATTACCTATCATATTAAAATCAGAAGCTTAATCAATCATGTTAATTCAGTTATGATCTTACTAAAAGCAACCGATCCACTGCAAAATTGACGCTTAAAACGCTCACATTATCCGTACAGATTACTAAAACATGCTAATTATATTAACGAAACAGCAAATTGATAAGCTACATTGTGTAATTTAAGGTTAAGGATCATGATGAATGATTGTGTGCCCTAGGTTTGAATAGACCAAATTTGACGGGAATTGAAAGGGGGAAACAATGAGGAAGTGGAATTGGAGATGAAATACCTTCTCCGGTGAAGTTCCGTCGAAGAACAACCGTGAAATTCCGGTGACCGGTGGTGGTGGTTTTTACTGTGTGTTCCTGTGGTTGCTTTCTCTACACGGTCGCTTTGGTTTCAGAAGTCACCTGAGAAAAGAGGGCTTGGACTTTTTGTATGTTTGGGCTTAGACTATGGTGTAAAAGTTGtcatttttaatttattttctcaACTAGTCAACTTGTTTTACTGCTTGTAAGAGATGAACATAAAAACCGGTTCCTCGACCCGACCCGATCTGAACTGTAAACCGGTATAAGTCAAACCGGTCCGGTCTGTAATCTAAACCATAGGTTCCACATCGTTTCCCCTCCCTCATGTCAAAAGTTGAACCGAACTGGTTTTTACATAAATCAGGTTCAATCTAGTAGAAAAAATCggtattttatataaaaaatgtaTATAACAAAAATTGTACAAACTGGTTTCTACACATACaaatacatacacatacacatttaaaattataaaaattaataaaagtttgattttatataaaaattaaactaaatttgTCTTAAAAAGTTAAAGAGTtgaatgtcattttagtccctgtggtttggatcattttaccattttagtctaaaggtttcatttttcgcctatggatacaaaaaggtttcaccgttgtcattttagtccactgggttaatttcatccattttttctgttaatgagaaagaacaattcagtcattttatatgtaactatgttaactagaaggacaattCGGCCATTAAAataaccgaattgcccttctcgttaacagaaataatggatgaagttaatccAGTTGACTAAAATAGCAATggtgaaacatttttggacccacagacaaaaaatgaaatatttggactcaactggcaaaatggcccaaaccatagggactaaaatgacatttaactcaaaaTAAAATGTACGCGCAAGAACGGGTTTACGAACCGAAATCTGGTCTTTCAAACCGGTTGTAAAAATTGACCAAACCGGAAAAGAACAAACCGGTTTGACATGGAATCGGTCAAAGTCAAAATCAGTTCCAAATTGGTTtgggtttgaaaaaaaaatccattttgTTCACCTCTAACTACCAGTGGTGATGAAACACTCGTTAACATAAGGTtattgaagaaacactgaccttagCAACACCAATGGCTTCAATGATTAGTGATTCGAACGAGtagctgcaaaacagaaacaccgttaggactcgttacaggaatggggttattcctgtaaccaccctccggcgtgagaataagtatttgttcTTGGGAGAAGTATGATATAGGAGAGGAAAACGTAGGGGAATTAGATGATCATACCTTACGCATTTGTCTCTATTTATaggttttccattagggtttcctttgTTTCAGGATACGTTCCGATAGGTTGGAGATTTATGCGATCTTCCCAAAAAGTGGGAGATTTAGTTGTGCACCTTCCATgtagatatggaaggttctagaataaatctttgtatttatattaatataaaaggttgtaaccgggtcgggtgaccgatgcgggtcacacctcgtcatgtccccccagtccgaGCTCATGGAGAGAATCCATTAGGTTGGActaagagaaaaagaaaaaggtaaactCATGATGATTTTTACAACGACCTTTGCAAAATACGGCGAAAATACAGGATGTGACAGTTGGGTCACCATGTTAGTGACAGCTGTCGATTCCCTTGATTGACACGTGTGTCGATTCGTACAcatttttgaatttgaaaagtttCCGTAGCTTATAAAGGACGATACCTTATATGAGGGTTCAAGACATCTCCCCCAAATTACACCGTCGTCATCCTCTCGATTCCATGGCTTCGAAAACGACCGAATCATCTTCCGCCGTTGCCACTTCCACGGACGCCCTACTGTGCAAATGGGGTGTGACATCCTTCAACAATCTAGTTCATGATTACGGTATTAGGGCTGAGTGGAATCCTGTGTTGCCATCGAAAACCGACACCGCCTTTCCCCTGAAAGTAGGTAAAATCACTTTATTCAGTGATTTTTTCAAGTTTTGCAACTTCCGACTACCCATCAccaaatttttgaaattggtgcTTGATTACTACCGTATCCACATTTCACAAGTACATCCCCTTGGCCTTGTAAAACTTCGACAATTCGAATATGCCTGCGTAGCTCTGGGCCATATCCCAGAACTAATTGTTTTTAGGGCTTTCTTCGTACTGGTGTGGAAATCCCCTTTCTTTACTTTTGATCGGAGGGATACAGATGTATCGTGCCTGAGGGAAATCCCCACTAGTTCTAGGGACAAAGATTGGAAGAAAAAGTTCTTCTATCTGGACGCCGGTGCTATTCCTGGGGAAATGCATTGGCAAGAGAAAGGACCGAAGGATAAGGTGAAAGATGATTCTCCTCCTGCGGATTTGTACGCGTCGAACGCGTTATATGTGAAGTTATGTGGCCGCCCTTTTGAGTGCACCATCATTCCAGAAGGTGCACTGGTGATGGCTGGCATGAGTCTGCTATGGCCAGATATAAAGCGTTATCCCTCATTTCAACGGGAAGATGGAGGTATGCTGACATCATCGCACCGGGTTAACTTTTATGGTGTGTTTTTtccatatttattattatttttaattacttATTTCGCGCAGGGGATTGGGGGATGTTTGACTTTATCGATCCACCCCGTCATCTCGCGTTGAAACCCGCCGACCGGATGCTGGATGAAGGGGAGCCTGATGTGCTGAAAGTGCATTTGGAGCAATTTCTTCTACCCGCTGTGCCAGCGGACCCACTGGCGTACATTGCTCCCCTATCGGGTATGACGATTGCTGTCGTGGCTTCGTCGGAGAAAAAACCTGCCCGAATAAAATTGTCTGGGAAAAAACACTCAGCAACTCACGGGAGTATGCCCACAATGGAGGAGACGCCCACTATGGGGCGCGATGTCCCCTTGGTCTCCGATCTGACCAGTCCTGGTCGTGTCTCGAAGAAAAGGAAAACATTCGTAGCACCTACTCTGAGCGCGTTTCAAGCGGTGCAAGCCGCGTGTGCTTTTTCACCAGGTATGTCTTGCTAATTATCCTTATGGCGTATTGGTGTTCATATTGAGAACGTCCTTCTgggcttatgtttcaggtaccatcATGGGAGTATCATCCGGAGTTGTGACATCTACTGTTGCGCCGACCGTAGCGGGGTCATGTCCTGGTAGTAATGTCAGCATGTCTATGGGCCCACAATATTTAGTTTCAGTTGCTCCCGCCGTGAGCTGTGTCATGCCATCCCCTAGTCCTGCGATATCGGTAGCTGTATCTGTGGAGCCGCTATCATCGCTTCAATCAGGCGGTCTTGACACAATGTTACTTGACTCGCCCAAAGACATTTTTGCTGGTGTCGATACTAATGCTGCTGCTACGTCGACCGCGCATGAGGCGACTAGCATGGGTGGAGGTGACAATCGTGCGTCGAGCAGCGGTATTGCTGATGATGGTGCCCGTTTGATTGATGACCTGTTTATACCCACCGTCTGCTGGGATCCTCACGCTCAGGATAAGCGTTATCAGCCTCAATGGAAAATTGTTGAATCCTCCCGACTGATCTTTCCTCCTGTGGTTCAACATTGGATCGAGAGAGCGTATCCACCTGCTGAAGCAGTGTATGTTGAGGGGTTAAATAATGAAGATTTGATGAATTCGTCCATATCAGATTCCGTGACCCTACCTCGCAGGTTGGTAGAGATTCGGCGCCGGTGGGTGCGTGATAACACCCAACTTCATGAGGCCCGGGCCATTATCCAAGAACTGAGGGATGACAAGCATCGCCTCGAAAGTCAACTGCAAACCGCGGGATTGAAGGAGGCCCGATTTCTGTCGGAGAAGAATAAGGCCGAGGAAGATTTGCGGAGGGTAACTGAACATCTTGCTGAGGAAAGGATCTTATGGGCCCGCGATATGGCGGAAAAAGATCGGGTTTTGGCTCAAGCGAAAAATGTACAAGAGGAGTTAGAACGTAAGGCTGTGGCGGAGGCTCAGAAGGTGAGACACGAGTTATCAGCCCAATTGGAAAAATTTCGTGT
This genomic stretch from Helianthus annuus cultivar XRQ/B chromosome 8, HanXRQr2.0-SUNRISE, whole genome shotgun sequence harbors:
- the LOC110872354 gene encoding uncharacterized protein LOC110872354, with amino-acid sequence MAGNAAFESASTSSSEQVFSATYMNGQRGGSVDRSGSYREGSESRMLGSGFAVPPAPLRGGSSSVVASDDIHTLLQSISLEPIVVRHQVEWYDELRRVLGVSVGSTTEENSYKKPISPMADLKDLKRFRLSVEDACVKARVRANRIDERLRKLDKYYEDITSKKQKRNDLTSIDRSGALNLKMGAQIYSMNQRVEDRPKNILLNKRVRTSVAESRAKDGNLHDDNAGESVFEKIRRLAAGGEGWDKKGKRKRSTGPVSTRPIDDDGVPKRAVQNKVVVENGSQPRDAHIYRLNTRDDSVNSRKRPISLGSSSPPMAAQWVGQRPQKMARARRPFLVSLVSNQDEKRISFESCSPLDSSPISKLAANGPKKLNVKLESHESVGAQTRLTDKEVVCSVTNATEYKHNPLISSAAPRPYQSRKMGCKKNGSKPGRRLKKLSDRKGFSHHSPLPNVSSPDCPGASDDDREELLAAANHARTATYLACSSPFWKKMEPVFAHVDSDDKSFISQQVDSVSDPLSENGSFSRKHDVDRPSNESIPLFQRVLSALMIEEDVNTHEGDAGNMQFPNPICASTYDTHNLNDSTYENAGVVDKLLLELKSIGLCPEMLPVLEDDENDMIQDEIDKLNTRLHQQEVKKKAYLEKINNNIDSNSRARDLETRAMDRLVEQAYRKLLSTRRSSRSGVQKVPKQAALAFGKRTLARCHKFEISGTSCFNEPPFHDILSAKLSPDEAFAINGPLSNRGKKKEVSLDDISTTRKQKAKPRQKTGQSRSQSQTPTPKNRSDNKHTGTTHPTGPSWLSTSNRNNNMVNDLDPLEEMGVGTDLGVPHDLNSFLNFDEQDPEVDFTAGLDIPMDDLTELF